The sequence cctttaagagcaaactgggtccctttaagagcgaactgggtccctttaattgcgatctgggtccctttaattgcgatctgggtccctttaagatcgacctgggtccctttaagagcgccctgggtctctttaagagctacctgggtccccttaagagctacctgggtccccttaagagcgacctgggtccctttaagagcgacctgggtccctttaagagcaaaatatgtccctttaagagcgaaatatgtccctttaagagcaaaatgggtccctttaagagcaaccttggtccctttaacctcttaaggacatatgacgtaccggtacgtcatatgtcctcattagcacttcaaagcggggccgcgcgccggccccgctttgaagcgccgcggtcccgggtgccgcgtgtagcccgggaccgccgctattagcgggcacggtctgatcgctgtgcccgctaattagctaatcggaggcagctgtcaaagttgacagctgcctccgattaccggaggcaacctttccctggtgccggccggggactcgtccaagatggcgccgtcaccggctcggcactcgtttacttccggctgcagcagccggaagtaaacgagtgcctatctcatggatctctgcagcatatctatgctgcagagatctcaatgagagatcaaagtgtatatactagaagttccccaggggggcttctagtataagtgtaaaaaaaaaaaaaaaaagtgttgttaatagtaaaaagccccctcccctaataaaagtctaaatcacccccctttttccaggttttaaataaaagtaaacaaataaataaataaacatgtttggtatcgccgcgtgcgtaatcgcccgaactattaattaatcacattcctgatctcgcacggtaaacggcgtcagcgcaaaacaatcccaaagtgcaaaattgcgcatttttggtcgcatcaaatccagaaaaaatgtaataaaaagcgatcaaaaagtcatatatgcgcaatcatggtaccgatagaaagaacacatcatggcgcaaaaaatgacacctgacacagccccatagaccaaaggataaaagcgctataagcctgggaatggagcgattttaaggaacgtatatttgttaacaatggtttgaattttttacaggccatccgatacaatataagttatacatgttatatatcgttttaatcgtaacgacttgaggaacatgcataacaagtcagttttaccccagggcgaatggcgtaaaaacacagttcccccaaataaaagaaatgcgtttttttttcaatttcaccacacttagaatttttttctggtttcgtagtgtactttatgcaaaaattcagtctgccattgcaaattacaattagtgacgcaaaaaataaggggtcatgtgggtctctaggtggaaaaatgcaagtgctatggccttttaaacacaaggaggaaaaaccgaaaacacaaaaacgaaaatgggccccgtccttaaggggttaagagcgacctgggtccctttaagagcgaaatgggtccctttaagcatgaaatcggtccctttaagagcgacctgggtccctttaagagcgaaatgcgtccctttaagagctacctgggtccctttaagagcgaagggacccaggtcactcttaaagcgacccaggtcgctcttaaagggataggagccaagttgctcttaaagagacggcacccaggattaaagtttctcttaaaaggaagtcactggtaaaggggcgctctggaagtcactggtaaaggggcgctctggaagtcactggtaaaggggcgctctggaagtccctggtaaaggggcgctctggaagtccctggtaaaggggcgctctggaagtccctggtaaaggggcgctctggaagtcactggtaaaggggcgctctggaagtcactggtaaaggggcgctctggaagtcactggtaaaggggcgctctggaagtctctggtaaaggggcgctctggaagtcactggtaaaggggcgctctggaagtcactggtaaaggggcgctctggaagtcactggtaaaggggcgctctggaagtcattggtaaaggggcgctctggaagtcactggtaaaggggcgctctggaagtcactggtaaaagggcgctctggaagtcactggtaaaggggcgctctggaagtcactggtaaaggggcgctctggaagtcactggtaaaggggcgctctggaagtctctggtaaaggggcgctctggaagtcactggtaaaggggcgctctggaagtctccggtaaaggggcgctctggaagtcactggtaaaggggcgctctggaagtcactggtaaaggggcgctctggaagtcactggtaaaggggcgctctggaagtcactggtaaaggggcgctctggaagtcactggtaaaggggcgctctggaagtcactggtaaaggggcgctctggaagtcactggtaaaggggcgctctggaagtcactggtaaaggggcgctctggaagtcactggtaaaggggcgctctggaagtcactggtaaaggggcgctctggaagtcactggtaaaggggcgctctggaagtcactggtaaaggggtgctctggaagtcactggtaaaggggcgctctggaagtcactggtaaaggggcgctctggaagtcactggtaaaggggcgctcttttcaagcactatgtatttccctggaaatgcaaatctagtttaatgTTCTCCTCAGCCCATCAGTAATAACTATTTACAGCACACAAATAGCACAGACAGTTAGGCTTACTGGACGAAGAGGAGTGGCCTCATCATTGTAGAATTTTCCTCAGAGCATCTTTATTCATGGCACGAAAGACAATAGCGATGGGATGGATGGATGTCAGACCCCCTTCAGTGAGTAAATGGAAAAAACTAGTTAATTCCACGCTATCGTATGAGTTTATTGTATACAAGCACAGAGGCTGCCCTGGAAAGTTTCGCAAGGTGTGGGGTTGGTGGTGTGACTCACCTCTGACGGCGTTTCAGCCTAGTAGATTTATACGGATTGGAGAACACGATCTCCCTTCCCCTCAAGGAGGGGACTAGTATGACTCCGTGTAATTCTTATATGCGGATGTTCTTCCCAGTTATAATGTGACTTGTGTGATGTTTGTTACATTGTGCTACCTTCTCTTTTCTGTACTGCCAATTTTGTTTTATGTTTAATCACTTATTGGATGCAAGTATACTTCTTTCTGCTCTGCTGAGCTGTCATGTACATGTTATGTTATGATATATGTAATGCTTGTGTCTGTtctttatccttcaataaaaggagtttaaaaaaaaaaatagcacagaCACTTTTCATGCACTTTTCATATGGACGTATAATGCTGATTCCCACATTTGCTGTTTCGATGCATTTCACGCCAATTGAGGTTATATAGCGccactttaacttttttttttaactatgtgGAAACCCAGCCTTAGAAACAATAGGGGAGCTTATGggggttgcccatagcaaccaatcacagcttagctttcattttactagagcaatgtgagaaatgtaagctgagctgtgattggttactgtaggACAACACCAGTTTCCCTCCAGTCTTTTCCAACCTTCTCACTTATACCTGGGAGATTTATGTTAACCCTTTCCCAACCCCCAGAAtgataaattttttatttaagttttcatgagggcttatttttatttttttgtgtttttttttaagggacaccCTTGATTTAAACATATAATGTATTACAAAGccaggaaaaaattattttgggggtgaAATTGTTAcccctataattttttttattattctgccTTTCGATACGtgatttttgcgccatgatctatacaCAAAATTTTGTCAAACAGACAAAAACCTCTCGGCATCAATGATCCCCACAGTCTCTGTGAGTCCCTTTTAGTTCATGGTATGACTTCTTTCTCACGGTGCATAAGTTTTGACCAGCCACAAAGAAATGCTATTGTTTACATATACTTTGGCAAGCCACAAGGGGGTGCTAGAGGCCATTTATAATTGTAGTCCTTTCTTTTGCATAACACTAGTAACACCATGATATCAGCAACATCAGAATGCAGAGGATTTATTATAGATTCAGATCAACCAATGTTCTTATGCTGTATTTTCACAGTCATAAAATCCAATTGATTCTAGTGTTTCTGACAcattaaaattataataataacgcTCTGCCCATTCATTTTAGGAATCGGTGGGGGTCTTATCAAAACTTCTGCCATGTCACTATGATAcatcatggtttttttttttttagagacaggtacgccttaaggctatgttcacactacgtaaaactacggccgttgttgccaatggcaacaacggccgtagtttttgcggggtggaacaatgctttactttcaatgggatcccggctggagcgaatacacatcgtatacgctccagctgggatcccatactgggccgcaaataactgacatgtcagttctctgcggcCTGAAGTCAGTAACTTCCGGCCgaagaaagccctgtcagttcacacagtgaagcgatcggctccggacgcttgcttcactgtgtgctatgggaagctctaatgtgggtgcgcgctgatgtgcccgcatcagagctctgcggccggacagatcatccggccggtacttaagtaccgtccacgatgatccgggcacagaccggccgttctgtgacctggccggggtcacggagcggtgggtctgatacgttgtgtggaCATTGCCTAAAGTTATATGGTTGTCATAGACAAGGTTCCTTAGCTCTGGCACCCCTATATTAGCCAGAATAGGGGACAGCTATTGCTAAGAGTAGCCTCCTTTCTGATATATAGCCACTGGTGTACAGGGAATGTATGGCATGATTATATAAAGTTATAAAAAGTTATTTAAAGTTAAAATTCAATAGGTAAATTAAGCTTAGGGCTGTTATATGCTGCCCTGTCATTGAGTACACGCTGTGCCTGTAGCAGTACTAACCCTTATCTATGAAAGGAACTATAGCCGATATACTCATCTACCGCTGTACATCTACCGCTAATGTATGTTAAAGTTCACGTTACTCCTGAACCCTGGCCTTGTCTGATCTGAATAAGCAGATATTCATTGATgcacttaaggctgggttcacactacgtttttttcatccatttttctatctgtttttgcaagaacagatgcatttgtgtgcatctgtttttccattgatttccattataaaaaacaaaacaaaaaaaaacccacacagatcaagacacatccgtttttttgaggtacacaaaaacgtagctgaccttttttcattgttttttttgcaaaaaatggatgaataaaaaggtagtgtgaacccagccgataTCGGCTCACCTGCCGTACGTAATAACGGTGCGAGCGGGGAGTGGGGAACAAGttgctgacagcactcgtttgctcctcatagttgccccatggaataggggctttagggccctattccaccggacgattatcgttcagattatcgttaaatcgttcaaatctaaacgataatcgttcggttgaaaagcagttaacgattaacgaccgaacgagaaatcgttgatcgctttataagacctggacctatttttatcgttgctcgttcgcaaatcgttcgcattgaataagacgtcgctcggtcgttcgcagtagatacgaacgcaatagcgaagaaaaaactatcgcaaatacgatcataagtaacgcttatcgttccatggaaatgagtgaacgttttcaggtctttcgcaatagcggtcgtttgagatcgttaatcgttaacgattatgcgaacgataatcgttcgctggaatagggcccttaaactctGCTCACTCTTTGGGGACTGCCCCAATGATTTGTAATTCAAACAGCATGAAAGTattgaaaggttccctttaagttgattCACCACTATGGGAAGTTTTATAggttaaaggtcctattacacggaaagattatcttgtttatcatgttttttttcccccgagATTTCACAATTCTTTTTATGATTTATGACTTTTTGTCTCCATACAGGTCTTACTCTGGAAAACTCTTCACTTACCTTTGCCGACCTTATAAAGCTGGTGTCACATTACAGTACTGAAAGGTGATTCTCTCTCTTCCCTGCTTCCCGCCTCTTCATCATCTGACTTCAATGTGGAAAAATGATGGCAATGATAATCAAAGGCAGATAAGAAAAGAGATAAGCGAATTGTCCGTCTAAAGGAAAAGTCCACATATTGGGATGTATAGAACACacccaataatatatatatatatatatatatatatatatatatatatatatatatataaaaattttaactttatttttatttttcttaatacgattaaaaagtattttttttcaactttacaaTAATAAATTTCCAATACAATTTTtattacacaaaaaaacaaacccctAAATATAAATGTTTAGAGGGGGGACCCTCtaaacatttatatattttttcataattCTTGCAGCAAtttaccatttatttttttttaaacttggagGAACAGAAGAAATCCAATAACACACCCAATTATATGGCTGCATTGAAATGTGCCAGTGTGAAAAAAATACTGGACCTTCTCCGTACAGACAGTATATGATATTAAGAAAgcattaaagaggaactctggcaaaaaaaaattctttcaaatcaactggtctcagaacgttatatagatttgtaatttacttctatttaaaaatctcaagtcttccagtacctatcagctgctgtttgtcctgcaggaagtggtgtattctctccagtctgacacagtgctctctgctgccatctctgtccgtgacaggaatttCCAGAACAATAGccaatctctatagaaaacctctcctgctctggacagttactgacacggacacaggtggcagcagagaacactgtgtcagactggaaaaaatatcctacttcctgcagggcatacagcagctgagaagtactggaagacttgaggtttttttatatatatagaagtaaattgcaaatctgtataactttctggtaccagttgatttgattttttttttcatcagtttccctttaaattggaGCAGCTATTATCTCTTGACCGAACGGTGCAGATCACAAATCCCTGTCTTTAACTCTATCCCCCTTCACATTGTTATGGTTATAAACAGCAAAAAGTTAACTCTTGATGCACACCATAACACACTTTGGTACCCACCATTGATAATTTCTTTATACCTTTCCTATTGTCTTTTGTATCAGGGATGTTCTACCTTATGTGCTGAGACTTCCCGCAGCGATTGAAAAAGTCACTTCACGAAAAGAGTTGGAGGCCATTTCCCATTTAGGACATGGTAAATAATTATAGCGGGAAAAGGAGAAATTATGTTAaacatataattaatatataataatatatctatttttttgtgtgtcttaGAGTTCTGGAACTCTTCCCTCAATGCTCGGAATGCTTCTTCAGTCCCGACTGTAACTCCTCCAGTTacactgtgtctgactcctctACCTCCCGACCTACCAGACACAATCAGCCCGGCTCTTATCCCATCACTGAAAACTCGGAGCCCAAAAGAAGTTTCATTTGAAGGAAAAGAGGGTGCGCTCTTCTTTTTAAACCCGCTCTTCAAATCCAAGGACTCTGGAGCACTAAAGCGGTCTCACTTTAAGAAAAGTGTAAAGGTCAGGGTGTCCACAGAAAATTCTGGTTCCCTTTCTCCCCCTCTAAATCCACCTCCTCCGGTACCATGTGAGGAATCTGTAAAAGAAGAAGAGGCACCGGGTGAAGGAGCAGAGGTCAACAAGGATGGACAAGTCCAGGATACGTCAGAAGACCAAGACTATCGGAAACCTCGCTCATCGCTCAGACACCGTCTACGAAAAAGCCTGAGCAAAGGCGGACGTGACCTTGGCCTTAAATTGTCACCAATGCGTTCCAAAGACCTGGGGGACTACAACGTCCCTACTTCGGCCACGAGGACCCAAGAAGTCAAAGACGATAAAGAAAATCATATCAATGGTGGGAATTCTATAGACGAGCAGGATAGTGCGTCCCTTAGCAGCGCAGAAGACGCGACATCGGAAGACGGAGGAAAGTTTTCTCCTCAACTTACGAggcggaaaaaaaagaaaagcgggCGCTCGTCATTTCGGGCGGTCAGCGGAGCCTTCCTGTCCCTTCTATCGCCGGAACGCAAGATGATCATTCTCATCGAAGAAATGGGCAAAGATGTGACGACTGAATTTGGAGAGGAGCTGCAAGCTTTTCTTCAGAATATGGATATCGATACGAGTAAAGATCGAAAAGACGCGGACGGAAGAAACTACCAGAACGTATTAAAGGAAGTCAGGGCTTTTATGGATAAGATGAAGACTGTGCTGAGGGAAAGCGCGGAGATGCACCTTGAAACGCTCACATCTGATGAACAAGGTGAGCCCTGACGCTGtgaacaagttaaaggggttctccaggcaaAACCTATTGTTGGCCTATCCTCATACATGGTCATCAGTATAAGATCATTAAGGGTCTGACATTTCCAGAGCTGTGTGAGTGTAGTGATCAGTTACTTGGCCACTACTATTCAAATGAATggaagctaagctgcagtaacccagaatggccactacacaatgtacagtgctgtctgcttcctgctctgtttcaCGTTTTATGGTTGTGCCTCAGCTCTGGCAGTCAGCTGATGTCAGACCATTACCGACTTGATGACCTTTCTTTAGGATAGGCCAACAATAGCAAAActctgtcaccactcctgacctgtaTTCTATTTCCCATGAAATACCAATTCTGGAACTTATTTTCTCGTAACTTTGCACTTTCTATGGAATCAGTCAGCGGTAGCAAGAAGAAAAGAAAGCTCTGAGCTCAGTTCTTCTCCCTCTTCATTCTAGCAGTTGGTGGGGGTCTCAACACCCCGAACctcatcaatcaaaacttttgacgtgtttctatgacaagtcaaaagtttttctaaaatgaCTTTAAAAGAATTGTCCATAATAAAGTAAACTTTTTGCATTAGACATAAGTATTACTAGACACTTCACacgtttgcaaaaaacggatggaaaagcagatgcatttgtgtccGTCTGTTTcgatttttcattgttttttcaTTGTTCGATTTTCCatagttttttcattgacttccattataaaaaaaaaaacggatcaaaacgtgaACAAATGATGGTATAACATGGTCTCAATCTTCTGACTTCCTTCAGAACGTGTCTTAGAAAAGTCCCTGCACCGTCTTACCTTGAAGCCTCTGAGGCCTTATCTAGTGTCCCAAGTGCAGAGAGGAATGGAGGAAAGTGGGGAGCTGGAGAGGCTTGGGAAGAATATGCAAGCAGTAAAATGGGGAGGCCCCTCTCTTCTCGGTGTGAAGCTGAAGGCTCCCGTTCCTCAAGATCTGGAGAAAATTCGGCAGAAATTACTTCGAATGCAAGAGAAATATTCTCCTTCTGACAAAGTTCGTATGTTGCTGCAGGCGTGCCGAGGTGTCTATAGgagcatgggcacacagcaaggtGAGACACACCGATGTGCTATAGCAGGGGCACAGGTAACATAATGCCTCAAGAATCGGATGAAACTTGATGTAATGATGATGATTTTCTGACCTGCATCCTCAGTCTCATTTTCGTGAAATCTGCAGTTTAATTAATATGtgaattaggcagtttggtgcactgggggcggggcaatcTTCCCCACtgactccaccccctccccagaaaggcagcgctctgcagtgatgtcactccggTACTCAGTATTTCAGAGCGCACCATAGATATATATGATAAGGGGCGGGCAGGGTAGATCAGTTCACTGAGGTCCCTCAGCTCACCAAACCAACTAATTTGAATATTTATGAAGAAAATTACcttgaagtgaatgtaccactagttacATTGCGTTGTGTTTTATACACAAACAGACTGGtgctggtcctttttttgaaccgacgCCTAGTTCCTgcgcacagcgccggtctattcctgagcaccggcccCGCATGAAGAACTGGGGGCCGGTGACGATCACCCCTCTGTGACTtgtctccattgattctaatggagtcgtgccacactgggggccggtgggGCCGTCCACGGTGCTTCCTGTCGggcggtgctcaggaatagacaagcgatgtacctagtggtacattcactttaaaagagAAACAAGGAAGAGgcgtgcaggaaaataataaactatgTAAACTCACCCATCCTCTTGCCTCCATTGCGCCACTCACAGGGTCTGACTGACGGCCGCCAGATGTCACTTTCGGAAACTGGGTATGTCACCTGGTATGTAactgctcttccagctgcaacgtcacagcctGGCTGAATGCTTTCCCGCTGATCCAGTCAGTGAATGAAGTGgtatcccatcccagtcactgattggcttagcgggcaaTAACGGGTACATAACCTTGCAGCTGGAAAAGCTGCAGAGACCAGCGGCACTACGCggcacgaggataggtaagtttactttgtttattattttcccacaacCCCCTGGCTCACTGATTTTTggaatttggtgggacttctcctataatccTCAGTGACCCATGGGCTGTGCTGTGAGAAGATAAAAACAGGTCAgagtcttccaacctgcttttagtttccctttaaaatctctCTCTCATGATGCTCTCCTGTCCGATTTAATATTCGACATGGAGAGTTGCAACAGGCCACTGACCACTATACAATGCTCATTGAGTATCACACAAATAAATAGTATCAAATAAATAGGGGCCATGCATGATACTCACCAGGTGCCATATGTGAGATTGTACAAGAGAGTAACATTGGAAGAACACTTTAATACCATGATGAATAGATGGAAAATTCTTCAGTTAAGGCCTTGATGTAATTCTTCTTTTTCCTTTTGTAGATGATGCGTGTGGGGCGGATGAGTTCCTCCCGGCTTTGTGCTATGTCTTGGCTCTGTGTGATCTGCCCCACCTTCTAATTGACATCTACTACACCGCAGAGCTGCTGCCCCAGGAGGCTCTCATTGGAGAAGGTAAGAATTTCCCTTACCTAGCAGCGACCGCTGGACGTAATGTACCGATCCCAGAGATTTCTACAAACCGCAACAATAAGTATCCAAAAACAGGATGTTAAATTACTTTATTACCGTAATAACAACGTTGTgaacaataaaaacaataaaaagttaaATACAGGAGGCGCAATCATAAAAATAGTCTGATAAGGCACTGCGAGTCATATTGATGCAGTTACACAGCTCAGATTACAGTGTGCAACAACTGTAACGGTTGGCTTTGCTGTCCGAGCAGCCTTCCTAGTAGACCATGACCGTCTGGATCTGGCCATGAGGTTTCGAGGGGGTTGAAAGTCGAGGTGCAGAATTGCCCTGGGAGAGGTGACCCCAGGGTGCCTGAACTCACTGGGTGTGGGACCCCAACTGAGGAATGGCACTGTGCACGCATTTCACATTCACACCCATTTGAGCACTCACCTCTAAATCACGAGGAGTTTTTATAGACCCGGCCAGATGTCCGGGCTGTTTTACACGGCGCACGTCTGActtatttattctttttgtcaCTGTGTTGACTTTTCCACGTTTATTTGTCCACTAGGATTTTTCGGGTTGCGGTCGCCTTTTGGGGACCCCACGGAGTGTGGCCATCTGTACGCCTTGCCTCCCTGCAGCCCTGGTTCTCCTTCGGGAGTGACCACCTTTTGATTGAAATGGCGAACGGTGAGGGCCTGGGTTACGCTCAGGTACAAGCTGTAGTTGTTTTACCGGTCTGATCTTGGCCTCATCTGAGAGCGGACatttgtcctggacctttgcaggtgccttttggcccggaagggaataaggtgtgttgggggcccatctcttttCAGAGTGCTTGCGATAGACCGCATTCTAGTACACTTTTTTTAGTAGCACGCTCCTCGACtctcaataaaaaacaaaaacaaaaaaaaacagctaataGAGAGAATTAACACACAGAcccatatttttattatatatatctatatatatttatatatatatatctgattgTAGACCCAAGACATAGGTTGCACCATACAGAGCAGAGTATGCCAGCCTC is a genomic window of Dendropsophus ebraccatus isolate aDenEbr1 chromosome 4, aDenEbr1.pat, whole genome shotgun sequence containing:
- the RIN1 gene encoding ras and Rab interactor 1; this encodes MDGVSEPSTCAPVYDYPHQKSSRSPSPRGSPTSLSISERLLLTQSVWLHLSVNSATALHILQREPPGTFLVRRSNTRQQLVLCVRLSDDSGPSFIHQSYIHEGPSGLTLENSSLTFADLIKLVSHYSTERDVLPYVLRLPAAIEKVTSRKELEAISHLGHEFWNSSLNARNASSVPTVTPPVTLCLTPLPPDLPDTISPALIPSLKTRSPKEVSFEGKEGALFFLNPLFKSKDSGALKRSHFKKSVKVRVSTENSGSLSPPLNPPPPVPCEESVKEEEAPGEGAEVNKDGQVQDTSEDQDYRKPRSSLRHRLRKSLSKGGRDLGLKLSPMRSKDLGDYNVPTSATRTQEVKDDKENHINGGNSIDEQDSASLSSAEDATSEDGGKFSPQLTRRKKKKSGRSSFRAVSGAFLSLLSPERKMIILIEEMGKDVTTEFGEELQAFLQNMDIDTSKDRKDADGRNYQNVLKEVRAFMDKMKTVLRESAEMHLETLTSDEQERVLEKSLHRLTLKPLRPYLVSQVQRGMEESGELERLGKNMQAVKWGGPSLLGVKLKAPVPQDLEKIRQKLLRMQEKYSPSDKVRMLLQACRGVYRSMGTQQDDACGADEFLPALCYVLALCDLPHLLIDIYYTAELLPQEALIGEGGYYLTSISAALSVLSSLDAHPQDAGLSLSEWHRRRQGLPSLNDLQNFLRVAHQDPINGCTTKTILLKPSQTVADLTHLCALKFKPSNPEEFCIFLHCGGEQEALPSDALPQEIKAKLKESGSSFFFCYQRLEEGDSTKNSLEEDPLGDP